The following DNA comes from Bradyrhizobium sp. SK17.
GGTTCCGGCTCGGTGGCCAGCAGATCCATGCGCCGACTGCGGCGTTGATCTATCAGTTCCGCGAGGTGCTGGCCGGGCGCAACACCCGCGTCGCCGATCTCGAGCAGCCGGTGTTCGCCTGGAAGTGACGTTCATCAGACGCGACGGCGCACAGCTTCTCCACGATTCTGTGCGGGGAACACCGCATTGTGGCGAAAATCCTGAACGTGATCGCGGCATCCCGCCGCCCGCGCCCCGAACAATTCCGGGCTGACTTCGCGGCCGCGCTTGCTACAACGAGGTCATGCGCCCGCAATTGATTCGCCTCTCGTCAGGACTTGTCGCGCTTGCGCTCGTTGCCAGCGCGCCGTCGGTGTTGGCCGGCGAGGCCGATGCGCTGCCGCCTTCCGTCGCCAATGCGATGGCGCAGGCATCGCCGCAGGCGATCATGGAGTATCGCCGCAAGCTTCAGGAGTACCAGGAGGCGCGCGCCGCCTTCGAGCAGGACGCCAGCGCCTATTGGGGTGCGATCGCCGACAAGCGGCGCGGCCGCAATGCCAAGCGCCGCGATCGCGTGCAGATCACGCTCGACGATTACGTGCTGCAACAGCCGCCGGTCTATGAGGGGCCGAAGCGGCCGGTCAATCCTGCGCCGGAAGAAGAGGGCGGCAAGCCGCCGCGTCCGACGAAAACGCTGCCGGTGGCGGCGGATCTGGTCCGGGCGGCGGCCGAGCATTTCCAGTTCGCGCCGCAGCGGCCGACCTCGGAGGTCGAGTTCAAGCGCGCCTATGCGCGTTACGCGCGCGCCGCAGGGCTGACGCCGGAGCAGGCGGTGCGGGTCTATTCGTTCGAGACCGGCGGCACCGGCAATTACGACGTGCAGGCGGGCATCGAGCATGGCGGCAAGCGCGCCATCTCCACCGCGATGGGCTACAACCAGCTGCTCACCACCAACACCGTCGAGCTATTGGCCGAGCAGGGCCATGAATTCGTGCGCGACCTGACCGAGCGGGTGGCGCGGACGCAGGGGCCGGCGCGCAAGGCGATGGAGCACAAGCTCGCGGTGCTGAAGAAGATGGTCGCGTTCACGCGCACCGTGCCCGACGACTGGTCGGCGCATGCGCGGCTGGCCGACACGCCGCAAGGCTGGGCGTGTCACGCCATGGTGCTCGACATCGATGTCGGCCCGATGCTGCAAACCCACAAGCTGCTGACCTCGGTGATCTTCGCGCGCAACAAGGGCTACAGCCGGCCGCTGACCGCGGCCGAGCTCGAGATGATGAACCTGACCGGCGACGGCACCGGGCTCGACATGGTGACCATGCCGCAGGCGATGCGCGAACAGGTGCCGACCGCGAACTTCTTCCAGCGCTCGGGCTACGAGCGCAACCCGGTCGCGATCCGCCACAACACGGTGGCGAGGCTGCTCGCCGTCACCAACGAGCGGATGGACGTCAACAGCAACAAACCCGGCGCCAGGGAATTGGCCGCCGCGTTCTGAACTCTGCCGAAAACCGTCAGAGTATTTCCGGTTCTGATTGAATCAGGACCGGAGCCCGAGACGCTTCTCTCGATGCGTTTACATCACGCGAACCGGCCTCAACTTCGCTCGAAAGCGCTCTAATTCGAGCCGAACATGAACTTTCCGCTGCCTTCGAGATAGGGACCGGAGCGCATGTAGAGCTGGCCGTTCTGGCCGATGAAGAACAGCGTCCCCTTCGGCACCTTCTTGGCGCCCTTCAGCAAGGTGCCGGCATTGTTGGTCCCCATCTTGTAGGCCCAGGTCTTGCCGTCCTTGTCATAGGCGTAGCCCATGTCGGACTTCAACTCCCAGGGCGCGGCTTCCTGCGCGAATGCATATGTCGTCATCGCGGCAAGGGTTGCGGTCGTAAAAAAGGTCTTGGTCAAAAAATGCGTCATGATCCCTCCGGCCGAAAAACGGCGTCGTCCCCACGCTTTTGAACAAATCACGAACGCCATTCGCGCGTCAATACGACAATCAGTCCGACCGCTCACGGAGAACGGCGACTTTGTGATTTCCCGCATCAAGCTTGGCGACTATCTTCGCGTTACCGTCTACAAACGCTTCGATTGCCGGAAGCACCACCTTGGGATGATCAGGATGAACCACGTCATGAAGATCGGTATCGGTGTCGCTCTGTCATTCGTGGCGCTGGCGTCAGTCGCGCAGGCGGATGAGTTCAAGCTATCCAACAACCAGCGGATCTCCTGCAGCCGTGGCCTGTCCGCCGGCAAGCTCAAGACGTCGACCTGCAAATCCTACGCTTATTTGTTCAACGTCAAGACCTCGGAGTACTTCCGCTGCCAGGTGTCGCTGGCGCTGACGCAGGACAACAAGGAGGTCATCAACGTCCAGGCCGACGGCAGCTGCACCAAGAAGCCGCGCATCTTCGAGACCGATGGCAATTATACGTTCGACGCCACCGAGACCGAGCCACCGAACACCAACTCGTTTTTCGGCACCGGCGGCTATGCGATCTGGGCAAGCGACACCACCACCCAGAAGATCCGTGGCTGCATCACGATTTCTTCCGGCCTCGGCTCCGACATCTCGAAATGCCTCGACATGACGTTTCAGTGACGGTGAGGGCGGCGTGACGCGCAAGCTGCGCCCGGCCTCGCTGTGCCGCTCCTGGCTGTTTCTCGAAGGCGCCAACGAGCAGGTGCTGCAACACGCCGCCGCCAGTGGCGCCGACGTGCTGATACACGAGCTCGAGGACTTCACCCCGCCATCGCTGCGCCCAAAGGCGCGGGCGCTGGCGGCCGATCTCTACGCGGCCTGGCGCGACCAGAGCGTGGTGGTCGCGGTCCGCGTCAACCCACTCGATCAGGACGGCATGGATGACCTTGCCGCCGTGATGCGCGGCGGTCCGGATATCGTCGCGTTGCCGAAGGTCGCCGAGCCGCACCATGTCGCCCGGCTCGACGAGGCGGTGACGCGGTTCGAGCGCGACTACGGCATCGCCGAGGGATCGACGTCGCTGTTGCCGAACATCGAGTTCGCGCGCGGCCTGGTGCAGACCGGGGCGATCGCGGTGGCGAGCCGGCGCACCATCGGCTGCCTGATGGCGTCGGAAGATCTCGCCGCAGATCTTGGTGCCGAGCGCGGCAGCGATGGCCTCGAGCTCGCCTACGCACGGCAGCGCTTCATCGTCGAATGTCGTGCCGCGGGCGTCGTCGCGGTCGATTGTCCCTACACCTGGAGCGATGCCGACGGCGTCGCGCGCGACACCGCCTGGGCGCGGCGGCTCGGCTACACCGCAAAGAGCCTGGTCGATCCCGCGCATGCCGCCATCGTCAACGGCGTCCTCACGCCGGGCGCGGATGCGTTGCGCGAGGCGGGCAGGATCGTGGCCGCGTTCGAGGCGGCGCGGACGCAGGGCCTTGGCCGCGTCGAGCTCGACGGCTCGCTGCTTGAAGTGCCGACCTATTCCAACGCGAAACGGCTGATCGCGCGCGGCGAAGCGCTGCGCACGATCGATCGTGACACGGAGACCTGACGCGCGGTGTCGCGTCAGGACGCCGATTCTTTTTCCGAGAAGTGCATGCGCGAGCGGGCGAACTTCTTGACGCCCATCGGCTTGCCGAACAGATAGCCCTGGACCTGATCGAAATCCATGTCGTGCGCGGCGAGAAAATCCGCGCGGGTCTCGATGCCCTGGGCCACCACCTGCGCGTCGCTGTCATGGGCGAGCTCCAC
Coding sequences within:
- a CDS encoding CoA ester lyase, whose protein sequence is MTRKLRPASLCRSWLFLEGANEQVLQHAAASGADVLIHELEDFTPPSLRPKARALAADLYAAWRDQSVVVAVRVNPLDQDGMDDLAAVMRGGPDIVALPKVAEPHHVARLDEAVTRFERDYGIAEGSTSLLPNIEFARGLVQTGAIAVASRRTIGCLMASEDLAADLGAERGSDGLELAYARQRFIVECRAAGVVAVDCPYTWSDADGVARDTAWARRLGYTAKSLVDPAHAAIVNGVLTPGADALREAGRIVAAFEAARTQGLGRVELDGSLLEVPTYSNAKRLIARGEALRTIDRDTET